Proteins from a single region of Streptomyces vinaceus:
- the ybaK gene encoding Cys-tRNA(Pro) deacylase, producing MAKKKAPAGTPAIAALTSARAEFTLHAYEHDPAHPSYGEEAAQAMGVSPDRVFKTLVAEVDGVLTVAVVPVSGSLDLKALATAVSGKRAAMADPALAERTTGYVRGGISPLGQRKRLRTVVDESAGAHATICVSAGRRGLEVELPPATLTTLTDATVAPIARA from the coding sequence ATGGCGAAGAAGAAGGCCCCCGCGGGGACCCCGGCGATCGCGGCCCTCACCTCCGCCCGCGCGGAGTTCACTCTGCACGCGTACGAGCACGATCCGGCGCACCCCTCGTACGGCGAGGAGGCGGCCCAGGCCATGGGGGTCTCCCCGGACCGGGTCTTCAAGACGCTGGTCGCCGAGGTGGACGGCGTGCTGACGGTGGCGGTGGTCCCGGTGTCGGGCAGCCTGGACCTGAAGGCGCTCGCGACCGCCGTCTCCGGGAAGCGGGCGGCGATGGCCGACCCGGCGCTGGCGGAGCGCACGACGGGCTACGTACGGGGCGGCATCTCCCCGCTGGGCCAGCGCAAGCGGCTGCGCACGGTGGTGGACGAGTCGGCGGGCGCGCACGCCACGATCTGCGTCTCGGCGGGCCGCCGGGGCCTGGAGGTGGAACTCCCGCCCGCCACCCTGACGACGCTGACGGACGCGACCGTGGCGCCCATCGCCCGCGCGTGA